CCTGCCGCCCGGCCGGGTCCGCGCCGACCCGCGCGACCAGCACCGGCGACGCGCCGCACGCGGCCAGCCACACCGCCGTGTTCGCGCCCGCCCCGCCCGGCTCGATGGTCACCGAGGCCCGCGAGTCGCCGCCGTGCACGACGGGCCCGGAGTGCCGGGCCACCACGTCCAGCCCGGCGTCGCCGACGACCACGACGCGGGTCACCGACCACCCTCCAGCCGGGCCAGCTCGACGGCCACGCCGGCGGCCAGCGCCGCGTTGGACACCACCAGCTCCTCGTTCGAGTCCAGGCTCACCCCGCCGCTGGCGCCGTGGAAGTGCTCCAGCAGCACGGGCGTGACCTCCTTGCCGCGCACCCCGCGCGCCCGCAGCAGCTCCAGCCCGTCGGCGAGCAGGCGCTCGTGCAGGTCGGCGGGCATCTCGAAGGACTCGGGCACGGGGTTGGCCAGCAGCACGCCCGCCTCGCCCGGCACGCCCCGGTGCGCCGCCACCACGGCCGCGGCCTCGGCCGCCGACTCCACCCGCCACGGCACGCCGAACTCCGACTCCCGCCGGTAGAACGCGGGGAAGCGGTCGGTCCGGTACCCCAGCACGGGCACCGACCGGGTCTCCAGCAGCTCCAGGGTGGCCCCGATGTCCAGGATCGACTTGACCCCCGAGCACACCACCAGGACCGGTGTGGTCGCCAGCACGTCCAGGTCGGCGGACACGTCCCACGTCTCCCGCGCGCCCCGGTGCACGCCGCCCAGCCCGCCGGTCGCGAACACCCCGATGCCCGCGGCGTGCGCCAGCGCGGCCGTGCCCGCCACCGTGGTGGCGCCGTCGCGCCCGAGCGCGAACGCCGCGCCCAGGTCCCGCCGCGACAGCTTCACCAGCTCGTTCGCCGGGTCGCACACCCGGTCCAGCTCGGCGGCGGTCAGCCCCACCCGGGGCACCCCGCCCAGCACGGCGATCGTGGCGGGCACCG
This portion of the Saccharothrix syringae genome encodes:
- a CDS encoding pseudouridine-5'-phosphate glycosidase; the encoded protein is MSTPSITEEVESALAENRPVVALESTILSHGLPPGRNREVADRIEGAVRAAGAVPATIAVLGGVPRVGLTAAELDRVCDPANELVKLSRRDLGAAFALGRDGATTVAGTAALAHAAGIGVFATGGLGGVHRGARETWDVSADLDVLATTPVLVVCSGVKSILDIGATLELLETRSVPVLGYRTDRFPAFYRRESEFGVPWRVESAAEAAAVVAAHRGVPGEAGVLLANPVPESFEMPADLHERLLADGLELLRARGVRGKEVTPVLLEHFHGASGGVSLDSNEELVVSNAALAAGVAVELARLEGGR